CATTGCAACAAGCAACGAAATAAGACAAATACTGAAGATGCGCGGTTCACAGCGCCCGCGCCCGTTGAAGGGAGGCGCGGTTCATGTCCGTCGGGGATTCGGGAAACGCAAGCATCGGGGGAATGATCGTGAAAAACATGAAACTTGGCGTCAAGATCACCATCGGCTTCGGACTGTTGATCCTCATTGCCTGCGTGCTCGGCGGCATGGCCGTGGTCAACATGAACAGTGTCGAAAAACAGTCCACGCGGCTGGCCCAGGAATATGTCCCGGAAGTCGCCATCGCCAACCAGCTCGAACGGGCCGCCGCGCAGGTGATGTTGGATATCCGTGCGTACGGATATAGTGAGGATAAAAAGGATCTCGACGCCGGCCTGCGCAGTTTCGCCGAATTGAAGCGCGCGCTGGCCGAGGCCAAAGCGCATTCGGAGAAGTACCCGGACCTGACCAAGCTGCGCGAGGACGTGGGCAAGGCCCAGGTCAAGGTGGCGGAATACGAAAAACTCATTACGGACACGTCGTCGCGCCTGGAGGCGTTGGCCGGGGTGCGGCGCAACCTGGATGCGGCGGCCGGCGAGTTCGTGCGCAATACCGGAGCCTATCAGGAGAGCCAGGCCAAGGCGCTGCTTGACGAGATCGCCCGGGGAATGCCCGCCGATGCCCTGCGCGACCGCGCCAACAAGGTGGCCGGCATCGACGGCATTCTTACCCAGGTCACGGCCATCCGGGTCAACAACTACCGGGGCCAGCTCTACCGGGAGCCGCGCTTCATCGACGACGCCATCAAAGGATTTACGCCCCTCGATCAGGCCGTCGAAACGCTTCGGGCCAAGACCCGCGCAGACGCCAACCTGCGGCAACTGGCGGCCATCAAGGACGCTTCCGCGAAATACCGGCAGGCGCTCAGCGATTTTCTGGATATCTACAAGGTGTTGCAGGAGCTGGCCGTCAAGCGCCTCGAAGCCGGCAACGCCGTGCAGGAAGCGGCCGTGACAACGGCCAAGGCGGCCCTCGACGCTACCCAGCATATCGCCAACGAGGCTGTCGCCAGCCTGTCCACCGCCTCCACGATCATGCTCGGCGGATTGGCCGTGGCGCTTGTGCTCGGCATTCTCATCGCCATTTTCCTGACCAAGGCCATCACCGGCCCGGTGGTCAAGGGCGTGGATTTCGCCAAGGCCATGGCCCAGGGGGACTTCACCCGCCTGCTCGACATCGACCAGAAGGACGAAATCGGCATTCTGGCCGCCTCGCTCAACGAGATGGTGAGCAAATTGCGCGAAGTGGTGGCCGAGGTGCAGTCGGCTTCGGAAAATGTGGCCTCCGGGTCGGAGGAGCTTTCCGCCTCGGCCCAGAGCATGTCCCAGGGCGCCACGGAACAGGCGGCCAGCGTCGAGGAGATCTCCTCGTCCATGGAACAGATGAGTTCCAACATCAAGCAGAACGCCGAAAACGCCCAGCAGACCCAGTCCATCGCGGTCAAGGCGGCCCAGGACGCCCGTGAGGGCGGCGAGGCCGTTATCTCGGCCGTGGCGGCCATGAAAAACATTGCCGAAAAGATCTCCATCATCGAGGAGATCGCCCGCCAGACCAACCTGCTGGCCTTAAACGCCGCCATCGAGGCCGCAAGGGCCGGCGAACACGGCAAGGGCTTCGCCGTGGTGGCGGCCGAGGTGAGAAAACTCGCCGAACGCAGCGGCTCGGCCGCGGCCGAAATCTCCGAGCTGTCCTCTTCCAGCGTCCAGGTGGCCGAACAGGCCGGCTCCATGCTGACCAAGATGGTGCCCGACATCCAGCGCACGGCCGACCTTGTGCAGGAAATCGCCGCCGCCAGCCAGGAACAGAACTCCGGGGCCGACCAGATCAACAAGGCCATCCAGCAGCTCGACCAAGTGGTGCAGCAAAACGCCTCGGCCTCCGAGGAGATGGCCTCCACCTCCGAAGAGCTTTCGAGCCAGGCCGAGCAGCTCCAAAGCACCATGGCCTTCTTCCGGGTGGACGGCACGGGACGCCGGCAGGTCCGGACGGTCAAGGCGCTGCCCGCCGCCCACCGATCGGCCGCCAAGAAGCCGGCGCCCGCAGCCGGCGCCAAGAAGGCCTCGGGCGGCGTCGGCATCGACCTCGACGACAAGGACGACGATTTCGAGCGTTTTTAGGGAAGAAGCTGGGGGAAACCTTTCTTCAGAAAGGTTTCCCCCAAACCCCTTTTCAAAGACTTTTCATAGTAACCTGCCGCTATTTCATTTTTTTTATTGTGGTTGGCGGTTTAATTGAGTACCGCGCCGCAAGAATGAAGGAATTTAGGAAGGGGAGAGCGCAGAGGGGAGAACCCTTTTTAAAGGGTTTCCCCTTTCGCATGCTCTTTCCTTTTTTTGTTTCAAGGAGGCGTCATGGATCAGGCCCGGTTGCGTGAGGAGTTTCCGGTTGTGGCCGAAGCGGTCTATTTCAACCATGCGGCCGTCTCGCCTCTGCCCGGGCGCGCCTGCGCCGCCGGACAGGCCGTGTACGAGGACCGGTGGCGGCGGGGCTCGGCCGATTATTTCCGTTGGCAGGCGGCTGTGGCCGCGGCCAGGGAAGGGGCGGCGCGGCTCCTTCGGACCACGCCCGACCGGGTGGCCTTTACCGGTAACACCTCCCACGGGTTGTCGCTCGTGGCCGGCGGCCTCGACTGGAAGCCGGGGGACAAGGTGGCCGTGACCTGGCCGGATTTTCCCACCGTGCGCTTTCCCTTCGACAATCTGGCCGATCACGGCGTGGGCGTCGTGGAACTGCCCAAGCACGACGGCCGCCTGGACATGGACGCGGTGCGAAAGCTGATCCCGGGGTGTAAACTGGTGGTGGCGGCGACGGTGGACTGGACCACGGGCGTGCGCCTGCCGGCGGCGGAACTTGGAGCGCTTTGCCGGGAGGCGGGGGCGCTTTATTGTCTGGACGCCATTCAGAGCCTGGGGGCGCTGCCCACGGACGTGGCCGAGCTGGGCGTGGATTTTCTGGCCGCCGGCTGCCACAAATGGCAGCTCGGACCCATGGGGCTCGGCATCTTCTACGTGGCGCCGGGGGCCGATGCCGCCCTCGGTACGGTCATGGCCGGCTGGCGCTCCATGCGCGACGCCGAGGAACTCGGCATGACCTTTCGCCTGAAGGCCGGGGCCGGCCGTTTCGAGGCCGGGACCCAGGACATCGCCGGTATCGCCGCCTACGGCGCGTCGCTTGCCTTGTTCGAGGAGCTCGGCCGGGAAGAGGTCGCCCGCCGCATTTTCGCCATCGCCGACATCCTGGCCGCCGGGCTCGCCGAAAGGGGGCTTTGCGTCCCCTCGCCCCTGACGCCCGGGGAGCGCTCGGGCATTCTCGTGTTCGAGCATCCCGACGCCCCGGGCCTGTACAAGGCGCTGATGGGCGCCAATGTTGCCGTGTCGCTTCGAAACGGGCGCATCCGCCTGTCGCCGCACTGCTACAACGACGCAACGGACGCCGCGCGTTTTTTCGCGCATCTCGACGCGTTCGACGGACGCTGATCGGCTTGTCGGCAGGGCCTTCGACGCCGCCGGCGAGGTGGGGGGCAGGGCTCTTTTCGTCCCGGGGGAAACGGACGCGTCCGCCTCCCCCGGGATGCGCGATTTTAGGCGAAGGAGCGGGCGAACAGGTCGGCGATGGCCGTCTTGCCGGACTCCTCGAGAAAGCGGGTGCCGGTGCCCGTGAAATGGGTCTGGGTGATGGTCGGCGCGGCCACTGCGGTCCAGGCGTCGTTTTCCCAGGTGAACCAGCCGGCCTTTTGCTGGCAGAAGACGTAAAGCGGCTTGTTGCAGATCTTGGCGAATTCCGCGCCCCAGCCGGTGCCGCCCTTGACCGTGCCGTCCTCCTGGATGCTTCCCACCACGAAAATCTCCAGGCCGGCGTCGACCTGGTGCATGATGGTGCGCAGGACCATGCGGATCTGCGGGCCGTTGGAAAATTTGCGCGCCAAAAGCTTGGACACGTAGGTGAGGCTCACGTCCTTCTTGGCCAGTTCCTCCTGGGTCAGGACGCGGATGCCGCGGGTGCGTTCGATGCGGTGCCCTTCGAACGTGTAGTTGACTTCCTGGACGCCGTAGCTCTCGGCCTGGCGGCCGAACTCGGCTTCGGCGCCCTGGGCGCCGCCGCTGAAAAGCGTGAAGCTGGTGGCTTTGGGCATGGGGACTCCTTGGCAGTGTGGTTCCTGTGGCGAGGCAGCGCCGACGCAAGCCGCCCATATTTCCGGGCATTGTGCACGTTTTGGCCGGGCCGCGCAAGAAAAGGACGCGGTTTCCCGCGCCCCTGATATCGTCATGGCATCCGATGGCCCGGACGGCCGCGCCGACCGGGTCCATCCGGAAGGAAAACG
This window of the Solidesulfovibrio fructosivorans JJ] genome carries:
- a CDS encoding HAMP domain-containing methyl-accepting chemotaxis protein translates to MKNMKLGVKITIGFGLLILIACVLGGMAVVNMNSVEKQSTRLAQEYVPEVAIANQLERAAAQVMLDIRAYGYSEDKKDLDAGLRSFAELKRALAEAKAHSEKYPDLTKLREDVGKAQVKVAEYEKLITDTSSRLEALAGVRRNLDAAAGEFVRNTGAYQESQAKALLDEIARGMPADALRDRANKVAGIDGILTQVTAIRVNNYRGQLYREPRFIDDAIKGFTPLDQAVETLRAKTRADANLRQLAAIKDASAKYRQALSDFLDIYKVLQELAVKRLEAGNAVQEAAVTTAKAALDATQHIANEAVASLSTASTIMLGGLAVALVLGILIAIFLTKAITGPVVKGVDFAKAMAQGDFTRLLDIDQKDEIGILAASLNEMVSKLREVVAEVQSASENVASGSEELSASAQSMSQGATEQAASVEEISSSMEQMSSNIKQNAENAQQTQSIAVKAAQDAREGGEAVISAVAAMKNIAEKISIIEEIARQTNLLALNAAIEAARAGEHGKGFAVVAAEVRKLAERSGSAAAEISELSSSSVQVAEQAGSMLTKMVPDIQRTADLVQEIAAASQEQNSGADQINKAIQQLDQVVQQNASASEEMASTSEELSSQAEQLQSTMAFFRVDGTGRRQVRTVKALPAAHRSAAKKPAPAAGAKKASGGVGIDLDDKDDDFERF
- a CDS encoding aminotransferase class V-fold PLP-dependent enzyme → MDQARLREEFPVVAEAVYFNHAAVSPLPGRACAAGQAVYEDRWRRGSADYFRWQAAVAAAREGAARLLRTTPDRVAFTGNTSHGLSLVAGGLDWKPGDKVAVTWPDFPTVRFPFDNLADHGVGVVELPKHDGRLDMDAVRKLIPGCKLVVAATVDWTTGVRLPAAELGALCREAGALYCLDAIQSLGALPTDVAELGVDFLAAGCHKWQLGPMGLGIFYVAPGADAALGTVMAGWRSMRDAEELGMTFRLKAGAGRFEAGTQDIAGIAAYGASLALFEELGREEVARRIFAIADILAAGLAERGLCVPSPLTPGERSGILVFEHPDAPGLYKALMGANVAVSLRNGRIRLSPHCYNDATDAARFFAHLDAFDGR